In Pseudobdellovibrio exovorus JSS, the genomic stretch ATAGAGGTGCTTTTGAAAGTCATTTTAGGGTGCTTAGCTGCATCGAAGAAATCTGGGCTCTTCAAGTGATTATCACGATCAGTTACACCAGTGTCGATTGAACCGATTTCTGCTTCTGCAGTTAATGTCGATTTATCGAACTTTTCGTTGATTGTTAAAACGCCCGAGAAAGTTTTAAACTTACCTTCAACAGAAGAGATAACTAAGTGAGGGATTTCGAATCCTACGCTTGAGTGCATGCCGTCTACATTGTATTTGCCAGCTTGCAATTTTGTGTTAGCCCATGCAGTTGTTGTTAGTGCCAAAGTTAAAAGCGCGGTTGTCATTAATTGTTTCATAGTGGTCTCCTTATTTGTTAGTAAACAAAGTATGGCAGAATGACCTTTGTTCTAAAAGTCATTGAAAATATAACTCATTGTTGCTATATTGGAACAATCAATATGGACTATAATCGTGTTGCTCTGTTTATAAGCGTCGTCGAAGCGGGAAGCCTCTCAGAGGCAGCTCGTCGTTTGAATGTGGCAAAATCGAACCTAAGTCGCTCGTTGTCATCCTTAGAACAAGAGCTTGGAATTCAATTGATATACCGCAACACACGCAACTTTCGTCCAACGGAAGCTGGACTTAATTTTTACAATCAATGTCGGGGGCCGTTTTTCGATATTAAAATGGCCGCCGAAAGTATGAAACAAAATGATAAAGAGCTAAAGGGTAACTTTGTTATTACAGCAGCCGTTGATTTAGCACATACGATTTTGCCGTCGATTGTTGCGGACTTTTCGAAAGCGTATCCGAGCTTACAAGTCGAAATCAGAGCCGAAGATCGCTTTGTCAATCTTGTTAAAGAGGGTGTGGATTTAGCATTAAGAATGGGAACCTTAAGCGATTCTGATTTAAAGGCGACTAAGATTAGTGATATTTCTTTGATTCTAGTTTCGACGGCTCAGTATTTGAATTCACATCCACGCATTCGTACGTTGGAACAGTTAAAGGAACATACGTATGTATCGTTCAATCGCCGATTCGATAAGAACATCACGTTGATCAAACGTGGAGGCAGTTCCTACCGCATCAAGATGAGCTCACAGTTGATTGCGAATAATCCTATTATCGCGAAGACTTTAACCTTATTAGGTAAAGGCATTGCTTTGCTACCGGATTTTATTTGTTATGACGAGTTGAAAACAGGGCAGTTGGTAAGAGTGCTTCCTGATTTTGCTTCTGAAGCCAGTCCGGTTCATTTTGTCTGGCCAGCGCGGGGGGCCGAGTCTCCGAAAGTGCGCGCCTTTGTCGATTTCAGTCGCGACACGCTAAGAAAATATTTTATCACCAGTGCGATTGACTAAGCGGCCTGACTCCACACACGAATTTGTTCTAAAAGTTGAGATGAAATTTCGTGGAATTTAACAGCGTAGTAAAGACCACTGTTGTTCTTGAGCATTTGTACGGAGTAATTTTTGCGTAGGATAATACCTTCTGCCGTTAATTTTTCCTGTGTGGCAGTTGTTAGCTCTAAATGGAGCTTGAGATGTTCGCCGATCTCAATGTTAGGGGAATCAAGCAAGCAAAGACCGCCCCCTTCGGAAATAGAGACAAACTCACCTGCGAAAAACTTAGTAGAATTGTGGCCAATCACAGGAATTTTTACACTTACACGTTTATACTGACGAGAAATAAAGGTCGAAGCATACTCGGGCTCTTTTTTTAAAAGATAATCCAAGTGTTGCTTACTGAACTCTTCAAGTTGATAAATGGGAGTCCAATCTTTTAGATGCTCGGCCCAAACATAATTGAAATCCATCAGTTGTTTTGACTGAAGAAGATGTATTATTTTTTTATATTTATAAGGGCCGTATTTTTGTTCCCCTATCAATACATACCATGCCGATGCGTCTTTCATAGATTACTTATCGACAAAACAAGTAGAATTCTGAGTCTCTACGGAGTGAGCTGGACTTTTTTGTTAAGAGTTTGTCAAAAAAAAGGCGCTGTCTTATTTTGAGACAGTTTGTTTCGCCTTTTTCCAAAGCTGTTCTTTTTCCTCGGGACTGGTCGCAATGAAGGCCTCAAGCCCATTTTTTTGATGAACCATATTTTCAAAACGTTGAATGAAGCGACGATTAGCTTCACGAAGTGCAGATTCAGGATCTACTTGTAAGTGTCGTGCTACTTGCGCGGCCGAAAATAAGACATCACCTAATTCGTGCTCAATGTTTTTTTGTTGTTCTGCTGTTGCGTCTTCCAAAGCTTCTTCTAGTTCGACAATTTCTGCGCGCAGTTGCTGTAGAACTTGTCGGGCATTGGACCAATCGAATTGGTACTTTTGTGTTTTATCTCCGATACTGTAGGCGCGTTGCAGTGCAGGCAAAGATGGGGGGATATCGAAAGAGCTTTCTTTTTTTGGTTTGTTCTTCTTTTCAGCCTTTTTGATTTCTTGCCAGTTGCTAATGACTTCTTTTGCATCTTGAACTTTAACATCGGAAAAGACGTGGGGATGGCGTCGCACAATTTTTGAGGCGATCGATTCGATAACATTGGATATATCAAATGCTTGGCGCTCTTTTGCTAACTGAGCATGTAGGATTACCTGAAAGAGGACGTCTCCGAGTTCTTCGCAAATATGTGGATCGGTTGCGGACTCTAGGGCTTCAACTAACTCGTGAACTTCCTCGATGGCATAGCGGGCTAGTGATTGGTGGCTTTGCTGTTTATCCCATGGACAGCCGTCTGGGCCGCGTAGGTCTGCGATAACTTGAAGCAGAGATTCAAATGTATTGAGTGTTTTTGGTGGTTGAGGCATATTCAGATTGTTGCATGAAAGTGAATATAGTCAATGAACCAGAAAAGTTATTGTCCGCGCCGCAGTTGAAAAAACTGGTTCAGCGTATTTGTCGTTACTTTGCTGTTAAGAAGATACGCAATCGTCAAATGCTATTAAAGAAAAAAGAACTAACAGTTGTATTTTTATCTCGCGCCGAGATGAAGACGATTAATTATCAATTTCGTAAAAAAAATAAACCTACGGATATTTTAAGCTTTGCAAGTGGAGATCCTGAATCGTTAGGGGAGCTCCTCTTATGCCTTCCAGTATTAGAAGAGCAGGCCAAACGACAGCAGCATTCACTTCAACATGAAACAGCCTACATGCTGATCCATGGGATATTACATTTATTGGGATATGATCACGAATTGTCCAAAGCGGAAGAGCAGTTGATGTTCAGATTGCAAGATAGATGTTTTGAGGAAATAAGTAGATTATTTAGAAGTAATATTCAATCTAATAGTACTTAACTTATAGGTATAATAATTAAGACTTGAGTTCCTTCACCTAAATTTGAGATTATGCGTATTGAAGCGCCTATTCGGTGAGCTTCTTGGTGCATTGTGTAGAGAGCTATACCATGACCTGAATATGTATTTTCTGAGTTAGTTTTTCCAAAAGATAGAGGCTTTTCCCCTAGAACTTTCAGTATATGAGGTGGGATTCCGCGGCCATGATCTGTGATGGTCACCTGCAGATGGTTGTTTATTACAGAAAAATGAATTTGAACGAGATCGTCATTTTGCGATGCCTCTTGAGAGTTCTGAACACAGTTATTAATAGATCTGTATAGGAATAATGCCGCCGTATTTGTGATGGAAAAATTTTGAAGATCTGATTCGGTGCTGAATTGAGCTTTGTTTTTTAAAGATATATTTCGAATTACATATTCTTTTTGTAAACGTTCAAAGATATTCAGAATATTGTCTGTCGTTGGAGGAGTAGTGAGTGGTAAAGAGAGAGGGGCATTTGCAGAGGTTTCTTTTTTACTGGGTCGAGTATAAAGTAGTAGCTGATTTGCTATATCTTCAATTCGATTAATCGTATCGATTTGAATTTTCTGAATCTCTTGCTGGTTTATTTTGCTAGTTATAAGTTTTAACGTAGAGAGTGGCGAACGAATATCATGAGCAACCGCTTGCATCAGATTTGCCAACTCAATTTTAAATTCAATGTTTCTCATGAGAGAACGGTAAATAAAAAATATAAGAGCTCCCATTAGA encodes the following:
- a CDS encoding YceI family protein, translated to MKQLMTTALLTLALTTTAWANTKLQAGKYNVDGMHSSVGFEIPHLVISSVEGKFKTFSGVLTINEKFDKSTLTAEAEIGSIDTGVTDRDNHLKSPDFFDAAKHPKMTFKSTSITGTPESFKVTGDLTIKGKTKKVTFDGQYKGTVADAYGNTKAAFVASTKINRQEFGLTWSKAVEAGPVVGDEVTITLKIQAAKEVAKK
- a CDS encoding LysR family transcriptional regulator; this translates as MTFVLKVIENITHCCYIGTINMDYNRVALFISVVEAGSLSEAARRLNVAKSNLSRSLSSLEQELGIQLIYRNTRNFRPTEAGLNFYNQCRGPFFDIKMAAESMKQNDKELKGNFVITAAVDLAHTILPSIVADFSKAYPSLQVEIRAEDRFVNLVKEGVDLALRMGTLSDSDLKATKISDISLILVSTAQYLNSHPRIRTLEQLKEHTYVSFNRRFDKNITLIKRGGSSYRIKMSSQLIANNPIIAKTLTLLGKGIALLPDFICYDELKTGQLVRVLPDFASEASPVHFVWPARGAESPKVRAFVDFSRDTLRKYFITSAID
- a CDS encoding GYF domain-containing protein; this translates as MKDASAWYVLIGEQKYGPYKYKKIIHLLQSKQLMDFNYVWAEHLKDWTPIYQLEEFSKQHLDYLLKKEPEYASTFISRQYKRVSVKIPVIGHNSTKFFAGEFVSISEGGGLCLLDSPNIEIGEHLKLHLELTTATQEKLTAEGIILRKNYSVQMLKNNSGLYYAVKFHEISSQLLEQIRVWSQAA
- the mazG gene encoding nucleoside triphosphate pyrophosphohydrolase, encoding MPQPPKTLNTFESLLQVIADLRGPDGCPWDKQQSHQSLARYAIEEVHELVEALESATDPHICEELGDVLFQVILHAQLAKERQAFDISNVIESIASKIVRRHPHVFSDVKVQDAKEVISNWQEIKKAEKKNKPKKESSFDIPPSLPALQRAYSIGDKTQKYQFDWSNARQVLQQLRAEIVELEEALEDATAEQQKNIEHELGDVLFSAAQVARHLQVDPESALREANRRFIQRFENMVHQKNGLEAFIATSPEEKEQLWKKAKQTVSK
- the ybeY gene encoding rRNA maturation RNase YbeY, producing the protein MKVNIVNEPEKLLSAPQLKKLVQRICRYFAVKKIRNRQMLLKKKELTVVFLSRAEMKTINYQFRKKNKPTDILSFASGDPESLGELLLCLPVLEEQAKRQQHSLQHETAYMLIHGILHLLGYDHELSKAEEQLMFRLQDRCFEEISRLFRSNIQSNST
- a CDS encoding sensor histidine kinase — translated: MKKYIFLLISLTVFSTLIQVALFFNLTNQTNIISNSILPLLQRQDYANLKIIMTPLLSISVKKMSIFSNAHLIFEVSSKKKSYDLLTFNRIIESNNQSYKIVVVYKNSLLAQYLLIGLLMGALIFFIYRSLMRNIEFKIELANLMQAVAHDIRSPLSTLKLITSKINQQEIQKIQIDTINRIEDIANQLLLYTRPSKKETSANAPLSLPLTTPPTTDNILNIFERLQKEYVIRNISLKNKAQFSTESDLQNFSITNTAALFLYRSINNCVQNSQEASQNDDLVQIHFSVINNHLQVTITDHGRGIPPHILKVLGEKPLSFGKTNSENTYSGHGIALYTMHQEAHRIGASIRIISNLGEGTQVLIIIPIS